A DNA window from Amycolatopsis sp. DSM 110486 contains the following coding sequences:
- the arfB gene encoding alternative ribosome rescue aminoacyl-tRNA hydrolase ArfB: MAEDVVIGSRFVIPAAELSERFSRSSGPGGQGVNTTDSRVELSFDVARSAVIPEPLRERIVARLAGRLVDGVITIAASEQRSQLQNRDAARERLADLLLKASAPPPAKRRPTKPSRGSKERRLAAKKRRSDVKRGRGGRFDD, translated from the coding sequence GTGGCAGAGGACGTGGTGATCGGCTCCCGGTTCGTGATTCCGGCGGCCGAGTTGAGCGAGCGCTTCTCCCGGTCGTCCGGACCGGGCGGGCAGGGCGTGAACACCACCGACTCGCGCGTGGAGCTCTCGTTCGACGTCGCGCGGTCGGCGGTGATCCCGGAGCCGTTGCGCGAACGGATCGTGGCGCGGCTGGCCGGTCGCCTGGTCGACGGCGTGATCACCATCGCGGCCAGCGAGCAGCGTTCGCAGCTGCAGAACCGCGACGCCGCCCGCGAACGCCTCGCCGACCTGCTGCTCAAGGCTTCCGCGCCGCCGCCGGCCAAGCGACGTCCCACCAAACCCTCCCGGGGTTCGAAGGAACGCCGCCTGGCCGCGAAGAAACGCCGCAGCGACGTGAAACGCGGCCGCGGCGGCCGGTTCGACGACTAG
- the purM gene encoding phosphoribosylformylglycinamidine cyclo-ligase: MSESTSATYAAAGVSIEAGDQAVELLKPHAERATRPEVRGGVGGFAGLFSLKLDKWKEPVLASSTDGVGTKIAVAQALDKHDTVGIDLVAMVVDDLVVTGAEPLFLQDYIAVGKVVPEMIAALVGGIAEGCVQAGCALLGGETAEHPGLMGEHDYDISATGVGVVEASALLTPEKVRPGDVVLAMGSSGLHSNGYSLARHVLLDIARMPLEGHVEEFGRTLGEELLEPTKIYAKDCLALAAETEVRTFAHITGGGLEANLARVMPRGLVARLERGTWTPEPVFALIGQRGKVERAELEKTFNMGVGMVAIVSAEDVDRALAVLTARHVPAWILGDVQPADNPDGPRAVLSGDHPRF; encoded by the coding sequence GTGAGCGAGTCCACGAGCGCCACGTACGCAGCCGCCGGTGTCAGCATCGAAGCCGGTGACCAGGCCGTCGAGCTGCTCAAGCCCCACGCCGAGCGCGCCACCCGCCCCGAGGTGCGCGGTGGCGTCGGCGGGTTCGCGGGGCTGTTCTCGCTCAAGCTCGACAAGTGGAAGGAGCCGGTGCTCGCGTCGTCCACCGACGGCGTGGGCACCAAGATCGCGGTCGCGCAGGCTCTGGACAAGCACGACACCGTGGGCATCGACCTGGTGGCCATGGTCGTCGACGACCTGGTCGTGACCGGCGCCGAGCCGCTGTTCCTGCAGGACTACATCGCCGTCGGCAAGGTCGTCCCGGAGATGATCGCGGCGCTCGTCGGCGGCATCGCCGAGGGCTGCGTGCAGGCCGGCTGCGCGCTGCTCGGCGGCGAGACGGCCGAGCACCCGGGCCTGATGGGCGAGCACGACTACGACATCTCGGCCACCGGCGTCGGCGTGGTCGAGGCGTCCGCGCTGCTCACGCCAGAGAAGGTGCGCCCTGGCGACGTCGTGCTGGCCATGGGTTCCTCGGGCCTGCACTCCAACGGCTACTCGCTGGCCCGCCACGTGCTGCTGGACATCGCGCGCATGCCGCTCGAAGGGCACGTCGAGGAGTTCGGCCGCACCCTCGGCGAGGAGCTGCTGGAGCCGACGAAGATCTACGCCAAGGACTGCCTGGCGCTGGCCGCCGAGACCGAGGTTCGCACGTTCGCGCACATCACCGGCGGCGGCCTCGAGGCGAACCTCGCGCGCGTGATGCCGCGGGGCCTCGTCGCACGGCTGGAGCGCGGCACGTGGACGCCGGAACCGGTGTTCGCCCTGATCGGCCAGCGGGGCAAGGTCGAGCGCGCCGAGCTGGAGAAGACGTTCAACATGGGCGTCGGCATGGTCGCGATCGTGTCGGCCGAGGACGTCGACCGGGCGCTGGCCGTGCTGACCGCGCGCCACGTGCCGGCGTGGATCCTCGGCGACGTGCAGCCGGCCGACAACCCCGACGGCCCGCGCGCCGTGCTCTCGGGCGACCACCCGCGGTTCTAG
- the purF gene encoding amidophosphoribosyltransferase, which yields MVSDPSALPDQPDPEPREECGVFGVWAPGEEVAKLTYYGLYALQHRGQEAAGISVSDGSQIVVFKDLGLVSQVFDEQVLQSLQGHIAVGHCRYSTTGATIWENAQPIFRTTATGSGLSFAHNGNLVNTAELRDRTKAAGLKPHAGLTGSSSDSDLVCGLLAANAADKGIEAAAMELLPTLKGAFCLVFADENTLYAARDPHGVHPLVLGRLERGWVVASETAALDICGASFVREVEPGELIAIDAEGLRSSRFANPEPKGCVFEYVYLARPDTTIAGRSVHATRVEIGRRLAGEHPADADLVMPVPESGTPAAIGYAQGSGIPYGTGLVKNAYVGRTFIQPSQTIRQLGIRLKLNPLRDVIRGKRLVVVDDSIVRGNTQRALVRMLREAGALEVHVRIASPPVRWPCFYGIDFASRAELVANGVDLDGIRRSIGADSLGYISLDGLVAASEQPKSRLCTACFSGEYPIDLPDDALIGKHLLESMDSVNGKATPVSPAGYGAEDAVRRP from the coding sequence GTGGTTTCCGACCCCTCCGCCCTTCCTGACCAGCCCGACCCGGAACCCCGCGAGGAGTGTGGCGTCTTCGGCGTCTGGGCTCCTGGGGAAGAGGTCGCCAAGCTGACCTACTACGGCCTGTACGCGCTGCAGCACCGCGGGCAGGAGGCGGCCGGCATCTCGGTCTCCGACGGCTCGCAGATCGTGGTCTTCAAGGACCTCGGCCTGGTCAGCCAGGTGTTCGACGAGCAGGTGCTGCAGTCGCTGCAGGGCCACATCGCCGTCGGGCACTGCCGCTACTCCACGACCGGCGCCACGATCTGGGAGAACGCGCAGCCGATCTTCCGCACCACGGCCACCGGCAGCGGCCTGTCGTTCGCGCACAACGGCAACCTCGTCAACACCGCCGAGCTGCGCGACCGCACGAAGGCCGCCGGCCTCAAACCGCACGCGGGCCTCACCGGCTCGTCCAGCGACTCCGACCTCGTCTGCGGCCTGCTCGCAGCCAACGCGGCCGACAAGGGCATCGAGGCCGCGGCCATGGAGCTGCTGCCGACGCTGAAGGGCGCGTTCTGCCTGGTCTTCGCCGACGAGAACACCCTCTACGCCGCCCGCGACCCCCACGGCGTGCACCCGCTCGTGCTCGGCCGCCTGGAGCGCGGCTGGGTCGTGGCGAGCGAGACGGCCGCGCTGGACATCTGCGGCGCGTCGTTCGTGCGCGAGGTCGAGCCGGGTGAGCTCATCGCCATCGACGCGGAAGGCCTGCGCTCGTCGCGGTTCGCGAACCCGGAGCCCAAGGGCTGCGTGTTCGAGTACGTCTACCTCGCCCGCCCCGACACCACGATCGCCGGCCGCAGCGTGCACGCCACGCGCGTGGAGATCGGCCGCCGGCTCGCCGGCGAGCACCCGGCCGACGCCGACCTGGTCATGCCAGTGCCGGAGTCCGGCACGCCGGCCGCGATCGGCTACGCGCAGGGTTCGGGTATCCCGTACGGCACCGGCCTGGTGAAAAACGCCTACGTCGGGCGCACGTTCATCCAGCCGTCGCAGACGATCCGCCAGCTGGGCATCCGGCTGAAGCTCAACCCGCTGCGCGACGTGATCCGCGGCAAGCGCCTGGTCGTGGTCGACGATTCGATCGTCCGCGGCAACACGCAGCGCGCGCTCGTGCGCATGCTTCGGGAGGCCGGCGCGCTCGAGGTCCACGTGCGGATCGCCTCGCCGCCCGTGCGCTGGCCGTGCTTCTACGGCATCGACTTCGCCTCGCGCGCCGAGCTCGTGGCCAACGGCGTCGACCTCGACGGCATCCGCCGCTCGATCGGAGCCGACTCGCTGGGCTACATCTCGCTCGACGGCCTGGTCGCGGCCTCGGAGCAGCCGAAGTCGCGCCTGTGCACCGCGTGCTTCTCCGGCGAATACCCCATCGACCTGCCGGATGACGCGTTGATCGGCAAGCACCTGCTGGAAAGCATGGATTCGGTCAATGGCAAAGCGACTCCGGTCAGCCCGGCCGGGTACGGTGCCGAAGACGCCGTCCGGCGTCCCTAG
- a CDS encoding DUF397 domain-containing protein: MAERFENGIPADRLTGAQWRKASYSGAVGNCVEVAPLASGEIAMRNSRFPTGPALVYTRAEMAAFLAGAKDGEFDDVLG; this comes from the coding sequence ATGGCTGAGCGGTTCGAGAACGGCATTCCGGCCGATCGTCTGACCGGCGCCCAGTGGCGCAAGGCGAGCTACAGCGGCGCTGTGGGCAACTGCGTGGAGGTCGCTCCGCTGGCGTCCGGCGAGATCGCGATGCGCAACTCCCGCTTCCCGACCGGCCCGGCGCTCGTGTACACCCGTGCGGAGATGGCCGCGTTCCTCGCCGGCGCGAAGGACGGCGAATTCGACGATGTCCTCGGCTGA
- a CDS encoding helix-turn-helix transcriptional regulator: MNAVNASGGEQSLGPTARRMILGSQLRKLREEAGITRQQAGYNIRGSESKISRLELGRVGFKERDVADLLTMYGVADDEERRAFLDMVKQSNEAGWWRKFGDTVPGWFTDLVGLEEAASRIQIWEPLFVSGLLQIEPYARAIFSHGRPEMADEKVDQLVALRMRRQKMLARPDAPRVWAVLDESVLYRPIGGPKVLKQQLEYLLEVTTLPHVSVQVLPYCRSGLSAEHAFTLLRFAESELPNIAYIEYLTGAHYLDKRDEIEKYGRALDLLAVDAETPERSRARLAKRRAEI, from the coding sequence ATGAACGCGGTGAACGCGTCCGGTGGCGAGCAGAGTCTCGGCCCGACAGCGCGCCGGATGATCCTCGGCTCGCAGCTGCGCAAGCTGCGTGAGGAAGCCGGGATCACGCGTCAGCAAGCGGGCTACAACATCCGTGGTTCCGAGTCCAAGATCTCCCGCCTCGAGCTCGGCCGCGTCGGTTTCAAGGAACGCGACGTCGCCGACCTGCTCACCATGTACGGCGTCGCGGACGACGAAGAGCGCCGCGCCTTCCTCGACATGGTCAAGCAGTCGAACGAGGCCGGCTGGTGGCGCAAGTTCGGCGACACCGTGCCCGGCTGGTTCACCGACCTCGTCGGCCTGGAAGAAGCCGCGTCGCGCATCCAGATCTGGGAACCGCTGTTCGTCTCCGGCCTGCTGCAGATCGAGCCCTACGCCCGCGCGATCTTCAGCCACGGCCGCCCCGAGATGGCCGACGAGAAGGTCGACCAGCTCGTGGCCCTGCGCATGCGCCGCCAGAAGATGCTGGCCAGGCCCGACGCGCCCCGCGTGTGGGCGGTCCTCGACGAGTCGGTGCTCTACCGGCCGATCGGCGGGCCGAAGGTGCTCAAGCAGCAGCTCGAGTACTTGCTCGAGGTCACCACGTTGCCGCACGTGTCGGTGCAGGTCCTCCCCTACTGCCGCAGCGGTCTGTCGGCCGAGCACGCATTCACGCTGCTGCGCTTCGCCGAGTCGGAACTGCCGAACATCGCCTACATCGAGTACCTCACGGGCGCCCATTACCTCGACAAGCGCGACGAGATCGAAAAGTACGGCCGCGCGCTCGACCTGCTGGCCGTCGACGCGGAGACGCCGGAGCGCAGCCGGGCTCGGTTGGCCAAGCGGCGCGCGGAGATCTGA
- a CDS encoding sterol carrier family protein, which yields MASSRSVDPAELRAAVLAVSGWLRGDGPDPARPELAAAVRLSLKALAADAPGRSVEVRVPPFAAVQCVEGPRHTRGTPPNVIETDPRTWLELATGLLDWPSALDAARVTASGSRADLSHWLPVVRL from the coding sequence ATGGCCTCTTCGCGTTCGGTCGATCCCGCTGAGTTACGGGCGGCGGTGCTGGCCGTTTCGGGCTGGTTGCGAGGTGACGGGCCGGATCCGGCGCGGCCCGAGCTGGCCGCCGCGGTGCGGCTGAGCCTCAAGGCGCTCGCCGCCGACGCGCCCGGGCGCAGCGTCGAAGTGCGCGTGCCGCCGTTCGCCGCCGTGCAGTGCGTCGAGGGTCCCCGCCACACCCGGGGCACGCCACCGAACGTGATCGAAACCGACCCCCGCACGTGGCTCGAACTGGCGACGGGCCTTCTCGATTGGCCCAGCGCCCTCGACGCGGCGCGAGTGACGGCCTCGGGCTCGCGGGCCGACCTTTCACACTGGCTCCCCGTGGTCCGGCTCTGA
- a CDS encoding type VII secretion system-associated protein, which translates to MAQRDEADRMVSPTTPAARRGKPEGKPATAGRHGRRGPQGKPEITPEMRANARANPNSWLYVIDEAFDPGGPVPSWAVVGAYPVNASGDVVQDFHPNDRYRPSPKALGYPEPGTELERLLQLVRTEHRPAEDLPKVILDSTLFVYAMSPVQRTVIGFHNTDGRVMVPAYTAKSLVPREWPHARAVLGRDIVGLLAGHPVAINPHDGITAVVPAEHLLKALAEERR; encoded by the coding sequence ATGGCGCAGCGGGACGAGGCAGATCGGATGGTTTCCCCGACCACCCCCGCGGCGCGCCGCGGCAAACCGGAGGGCAAACCCGCCACCGCCGGGCGGCACGGCCGGCGCGGACCGCAGGGCAAACCCGAAATCACCCCCGAGATGCGGGCCAACGCGCGCGCCAACCCCAACAGCTGGCTCTACGTCATCGACGAGGCCTTCGACCCGGGTGGCCCCGTGCCGTCGTGGGCCGTCGTGGGCGCGTACCCGGTGAACGCCTCGGGCGACGTCGTGCAGGACTTCCACCCCAACGATCGCTACCGGCCCTCGCCGAAGGCGCTCGGCTACCCCGAGCCCGGCACGGAGCTCGAGCGGCTGCTGCAACTCGTGCGCACCGAGCACCGCCCGGCCGAAGACCTGCCGAAGGTCATCCTCGACTCGACGCTGTTCGTCTACGCCATGTCCCCCGTGCAGCGCACGGTCATCGGCTTCCACAACACCGACGGCCGCGTGATGGTCCCCGCCTACACCGCCAAGTCGCTCGTGCCGCGCGAGTGGCCGCACGCGCGCGCCGTGCTGGGGCGCGACATCGTCGGCCTGCTCGCCGGACACCCCGTGGCCATCAACCCGCACGACGGCATCACCGCCGTCGTGCCGGCCGAGCACCTGCTGAAGGCACTGGCCGAAGAACGGCGCTGA
- a CDS encoding lysozyme: MKRRNPLLRWSATVWSAAVVSGLALCTPATAAPSYEGADDHYAGSQIEKYEGVAGAPNVEYTAIDQVLGHDVSGHQGAVDWTAAAKAGARFVYVKATEGTGFVNPQFAQQYNGSYQAGIIRGSYHFARPDVSDGATQANYFLAHGGGWSADGKTLPGALDAEYNPYGETCYGKDPAGMVAWIRSFSDTYRARTGRLPTIYTSTSWWKRCTGNSPALGANPLWLARYNTQIGELPAGWHSQAIWQFADTGSLPGDQNWLNGPLATLRDLAIG; encoded by the coding sequence GTGAAGCGTCGTAATCCGCTGCTGCGCTGGAGCGCCACCGTGTGGAGCGCCGCGGTCGTTTCCGGGCTCGCGCTGTGCACCCCGGCCACGGCCGCGCCGAGCTACGAAGGCGCCGACGACCACTACGCCGGCTCGCAGATCGAGAAGTACGAGGGCGTCGCCGGCGCGCCGAACGTCGAGTACACCGCGATCGACCAGGTCCTCGGTCACGACGTGAGCGGCCACCAGGGCGCGGTGGACTGGACCGCGGCCGCGAAGGCCGGCGCGAGGTTCGTCTACGTGAAGGCCACCGAGGGCACGGGTTTCGTCAACCCGCAGTTCGCCCAGCAGTACAACGGTTCGTACCAGGCCGGGATCATCCGCGGTTCGTACCACTTCGCGCGCCCCGACGTGTCCGACGGCGCGACGCAGGCCAACTACTTCCTCGCCCACGGCGGCGGCTGGTCCGCGGACGGCAAAACGCTGCCGGGCGCGCTCGACGCGGAGTACAACCCCTACGGCGAGACCTGTTACGGCAAGGACCCCGCCGGCATGGTCGCGTGGATCCGGTCCTTCTCGGACACTTACCGGGCACGAACCGGGCGCCTGCCCACCATCTACACGTCCACGAGCTGGTGGAAACGCTGCACCGGCAACAGCCCTGCGCTCGGCGCGAATCCACTGTGGCTCGCGCGCTACAACACACAGATCGGCGAGCTGCCGGCCGGCTGGCACAGCCAGGCGATCTGGCAGTTCGCGGACACGGGTTCGCTGCCGGGAGACCAGAACTGGCTCAACGGTCCCCTCGCAACCCTCCGCGATCTGGCAATCGGGTGA